A segment of the Malaclemys terrapin pileata isolate rMalTer1 chromosome 1, rMalTer1.hap1, whole genome shotgun sequence genome:
ATataaaaacaattcttttatcAGTATTACATGTAATAATTGGATTTGTAATTGGATTTTCCCTTGGTTGTGGGTTGTGAGATGCAGTAAATATAAATACCTGATCTACCGTCTTTTGTTTATTGATAGATTCATGGGGTTTAAGGTGAGAAGGGACAATTAGATCATCCTCCTATaatacaggccattaaatttcaccccgtTGTCCCTGTATTGAACTCCATCATTTGTGTTTGACTAAGACCTGGTCCACAGTAGGATTTTACATTGTAGAAACATACAGCCAGAGGGTGAGAAGGAAATGCAATGGTTAGCaagtctgaccctgtgctaatatGCAGAGAGTGTTGAgtctaaaccatcccagacagatggctatccaccCTCCTCTGCAACATTTCTATTAAAGGAGGTTCCATAACCTCCAGAGTCGTCTGTTTCATTGTCCTTCTGTTCTTTcaattaggaagattttcctgagaTATGAAACCATTGCCTCTTCTCCTGCACTCTGCAGCAAGAGACAACAGCTTTCCTCAATCTTTCTTATGGCAACTTTTGAAGTATTTAAAGACCAGTATTGTATCCTCcacaatctcctcttttccaaactaagcaTTCCTGGTTACTTCAgcttgctcatatggcttgcattccatcccttggaACATCTCTCTCAATAGTCTCTGGACCATTTACAgattctctacatcctttctatagagCAGCATCCAAAATGGGATACAGTTCTCCAACTGAGGCATAAGCAGAGCTGAATAGAGCAGTACAATCACTTATTGAGACCTGCATGCTATGCCTCCGCTAATACAACATAGCATTGCATTTGTCTTTtcgaaaagagaaaggaaaatccaactccctgagagatgtagctatatcaACCTAACCCCCATGTGGACAGCATGAGGTCGATAGACAAATTCTTCCACTAACCTTGCTATCacatctcagggaggtggattacctatgctgatgggagaacccctgctGTCGGTGTAAGTAGTGTCTACAACTGAAGCGTTATGGCAGCACCACTGTAGcaattcaagtgtagacaagtcctcaagCAGATCTctcagaaaagcatccagtctggatctgcAGACATGGGGAGGTGGAGAATCCTCCACTTCCCTTCGCggtttgttccaatggctaatcaccTTCAGTGCTAAACCTTTGGCCCTAATTCCTGGCTGgaatttgtctgacttcagcttttagccattgggtcttgctctgcctttctccgCTAGATTACAGAGCCGATTATTactatttaagaaaaatagatgAATCTCCTTAAGTCTCTCACTCTCCAGCATTTTCTGCACCTTCAAATCATTTATGTGGCTCTTTCCTacaccttttccaatttttcaacatccttttataCATATGAACCCCGGTCTGGACAGTCAGTTTTCACCAATGCCATGTGCCGAGGTAAAATCCTTCCACTGCTCCAACTCACCAACCCCCTGTTTATGtatctgtgataaatgaaggggagggggaagattccttttatggacacccagccagctataaagtccctcttggtggctgttctctgatTGCTTTACCTATTACAGATTCATAACTTCATATTTGTAttatttcctttctattttcccttttcccattTTATAATATATTATTACCCCACCCAGTTTCTGCCTTCTATCTAATAAATTCTTCTTAAAcaactcccaattttcattcacatttttctgtctaaatttttcctcccaatcaatTCTGCTGATAATTTGCCTCAGTTTTCTGGATTTAGCCCTTTTGAAGCACAAAGTGTCTATAAATATTACCAGTAGGGAACTTTCTCTCTTTGTCCATTTCAGTGTAAAAATTTCAATTCTTTATTATCCTctcctctatcatatctcccttctTTCGCTCTCCTCTAAACTAACCAGTTCTTGATTTCTCATTCTGTACACAAAGGACAGGCTACCCCATTCTGATAGCATGTCTCAGAAATCCCTTTTATATCAGCTGTATCCTTTATGGACACTGGGTGACGAAAACAGAGCAcgttattctccatcccattcctaaTGTATCCCAGGATTGTCTTTGTTTTGGCCACTGTTGCAAATCAGCAGGGGTGGCTcaaggcaccagcgcagcaagtgcgtgcctggggcggcaagccacggggggcggcctgccggttgctgtgagggcagcaggcaggtggctttcggcagCGCACTTGTGGGAGGTCCgtcggtcccacggcttcggcggctattcggcggcgggtacgccaatgGCACGGCACTGCCAgagctcctgcaggcatgccgccaaatccacggGATCGGGTACCTCCCGCAGGCGctccgccgaaagccgcctgcctgccgtgcttggggcggaaaATCAGGAGGTGTTTCCAGGGAACTGTGCTAAATGACACTGTGATCTTTTTCCTGAGGTCTATTCTAGTTGGGATGTGCCTCCCGCCACATGTCTGGGCAAAGGTTTGCTTTTTGACTACACTCAGATTTTGAGCCACCGGGTGAATGCGGAATTCCCTACAACATGCACTTTCTAGTCTGGCTTTCATTGCATTAAGGAATAATAATGGATAACCAGGAGACATACTCATTTTTTCCTGCTGGTGCCTATTAATGTTTCCCACATCAGAACACATTATTGATACAAGGAGCAAAATAAAATATGGAATTGGCATTAGTGGGGTCATTTGTTCATAATTAATATCTCTGAATAATAACAATGtaatttttcagtgtgtgaaaaGCGACCAATCTGCTTCACCCATGAGAACAGCCTCCAGTAGTGTCTCATATTAATattgtctctccatccaggcaTTTGTACTGTGACCATCTCCCTTGACTCTGGGCACATACAGGAATTCAGTGAAACGTACGGTACATGCAGGAGGCACAGTTCAGCCTCAGAATTTTACACATTCTACTCTACTCCATGTCAGACTCCAACACAACCGAcgtcaccaacccctccaccttcatcctgatgggcattcctggcctggaggcagcccatgcctggatctccatccccttctgtacCATGTACATcatagccatcttggggaacttcaccatcctgttcatcgtGAAGATGGAGCTGAGCCTCCatgggcccatgtactatttcctctgcatgctggccatcaCCGACCTGGTTATGTCTACATCCATCCtccccaaaatgctgagcatcttctggttcaattccagggagatcaatTTCAATGCCTGCCTCACTCAGCtgtacttcattcactgcttctCAGTGATAGAGTCTGGTATCTTAGTGGCCATGGCTTTGGATCGCTACGTGGCTATCTgtgatcccctgagacattccaccatcctgacaaacccTGTGGTGGCTAAGATCGCCCTGGCCGTAGTGCTGCGTGGCAGCATGCTCGTATTGCCCTATCCCTTCCTGTTGAAgcagtggccatattgcagaacaaACATCATCCCTCAGCCATACTGCACCCACATAGCTGTAGTGAAGCTGGCCTGTGCCGACATCCGTGTCAGTAGTTACTACGGACTCTTTGTGCAGTTCTGGGTGATGGGTCTGGATGTGATTTTTATTGTCATATCCTatacccagatcctcagggccatcttctgcctccccacaaaggacgcccggctcaagacttttgggacttgcatctcccacctctgtgccatcTTAGTCGTTTACATCCCAGGTCTGTTCTTGTCTCTCACTTTCCGGTTTCACCAGAATGTGCCCCTGCATTTCCATGGTCTCATTGCCAACATGTACCTCTTGATGCCTcccatgctaaaccccatcatctacggggtgaggaccaaacagatccgggacaggctgctTCGGCTCTTTACTCATAAAGAGGCCTAATTTTTTCTCCTGGTGCTCTGACTCTCTGAGCAAGTCCTTGAAGAGCTATCTGATGACATGGTGCTGGGCCTCTTCCCTGAAACACTGACTAGACAGTCAGAGAAACGCTAAACCCTTTCCTGACCTTACTGTGCATTGTCAGCTGGGGAGTCAGTCTGGGTACATCTCATTAGCTCATAGGGTTTTTCACCTTTCTTATATCTGGTAAGTGGATGCCTAAGGCTCCTGCTCCCTCTCTTGGCATTCCCTCAAGtctctgccccctgcctccccttttcccccaagTCCCTTACCCCTGACCCACTGATTCCCCCAAGGTCCTGCTCACTTCTCTGATTCCCTTCCACCTACACTTTCTGGATCAGCTCTGCATCCATCCCTCACAACTAGGCTCCCACTGCTCCGGGGCTAGGACGGGATCTGCTACAGCCTGGCAAGGAGCTTGCAGTGAGTGCAGTGAGGACTCAGCTGTGGGGCCCACAGGCCACTCACGAGCATAGAGGGAAGCCCGGAAGCTACACAGAAGTAGCTGAGGCTTGGGAGCAGAATTGTGAGACAGGCAGGTAAGGCTGTGCATCATACAGCTCTTGAGTCCTAAAGCTCAACTACAAATTCCTGAGGGCAGAGACCTTTGTCTGGCTTCTTTCCTTAGTTTCAGCTCCCCAGTGTTTCTCACTGCTGGGGCCCTGTACCGGGCAGGATGCCTTCCATCGGTTTGGGCTGGGAGCTCCTTGCTATGCAAACTTTAGTGCACAGATGAGTCTGTAAAACCTATTGCTCTAAATAACCAAACCAGTGCATACTGCCTGATTCCATACCACGTGGTTAAGATGGTTTGGACAATAGCCCATTTCTCTCTGGACAGTCAAT
Coding sequences within it:
- the LOC128833732 gene encoding olfactory receptor 52R1-like — its product is MQEAQFSLRILHILLYSMSDSNTTDVTNPSTFILMGIPGLEAAHAWISIPFCTMYIIAILGNFTILFIVKMELSLHGPMYYFLCMLAITDLVMSTSILPKMLSIFWFNSREINFNACLTQLYFIHCFSVIESGILVAMALDRYVAICDPLRHSTILTNPVVAKIALAVVLRGSMLVLPYPFLLKQWPYCRTNIIPQPYCTHIAVVKLACADIRVSSYYGLFVQFWVMGLDVIFIVISYTQILRAIFCLPTKDARLKTFGTCISHLCAILVVYIPGLFLSLTFRFHQNVPLHFHGLIANMYLLMPPMLNPIIYGVRTKQIRDRLLRLFTHKEA